From the genome of Phycodurus eques isolate BA_2022a chromosome 22, UOR_Pequ_1.1, whole genome shotgun sequence, one region includes:
- the apaf1 gene encoding apoptotic protease-activating factor 1 isoform X5, whose amino-acid sequence MVLDEGARSCLLRFRRNLEQDIKPAYLMDHMVSDGVLSGEEEERISSRPSRKDQAAALLELLLKKDNNAFISFYNALVKEAYNDLASLLQGELPGASPKSSDIQIVLSEGGVPQRPVVFVSRPELINRIREKLYRLREEPGWVTVFGMAGSGKSVLAAEAVRDQGLIEECFPGGVHWLSIGQLDKADLLVKIQALCFRLEQSLDSQHLQRPPTSLDEAKERLRFLVLRRYPRSLLILDDIWESTVLKSFDIHCRILLTTRNRSLTDSVSGAKYEVEVESGLDDHKGLEILALYTRKTPEGLPEEARSIVRECKGSPLVVSLIGALLKDKPDRWRYYLRQLQQKQFKRIRRSSAYDYDALDQAMAASIEVLPDEHRELYRDLAVLERDIKIPAKAY is encoded by the exons ATGGTGTTGGACGAAGGCGCGCGGAGCTGCCTGCTTCGCTTTCGCCGCAACCTGGAACAGGACATCAAGCCCGCCTACCTGATGGATCACATGGTCAGCGACGGCGTGCTGagcggcgaggaggaggagaggatcAGCAGCCGG CCTAGCAGGAAAGATCAGGCGGCGGCGCTACTGGAACTGCTGCTCAAGAAGGACAACAATGCTTTTATTTCCTTCTACAATGCTCTGGTCAAGGAGGCGTACAACGACTTGGCCAGTTTGCTTCAGGGCGAGCTTCCTGGTGCATCACCAAAGAGTTCTGACA TCCAAATAGTTCTCAGTGAAGGCGGTGTCCCTCAGAGGCCAGTGGTTTTTGTCAGCCGACCCGAGCTGATCAACCGGATCCGGGAGAAGCTCTACCGTCTCCGGGAGGAACCAGGGTGGGTCACGGTATTCGGCATGGCCGGCTCGGGAAAATCCGTGCTGGCGGCGGAAGCTGTCCGGGACCAAGGACTCATTGAAG AGTGCTTCCCGGGAGGCGTCCACTGGCTGTCCATCGGCCAGCTGGACAAAGCCGACCTGCTGGTGAAGATCCAAGCGCTGTGCTTCCGTTTGGAGCAGAGCCTGGACTCCCAGCACCTCCAGCGGCCTCCCACCTCCCTGGACGAGGCCAAGGAACGTCTGCGCTTCCTCGTGTTGCGCAGATATCCCAG ATCTCTGCTGATTCTTGATGACATCTGGGAGAGCACGGTCCTAAAATCATTTGATATTCACTGTCGCATACTTCTGACCACCAGGAATAGAAGCCTCACCGACTCAGTCAGCG GTGCTAAATATGAAGTTGAGGTTGAGAGCGGTCTGGATGACCACAAAGGACTGGAGATTCTCGCGCTGTACACTAGAAAAACTCCTGAAGGTCTGCCCGAGGAAGCTCGGAGCATTGTGAGAGAATGTAAAG GCTCCCCCCTGGTGGTCTCCCTGATCGGCGCGCTGCTCAAAGACAAGCCCGACCGTTGGCGCTACTACCTGCGGCAGCTGCAGCAGAAGCAGTTCAAGCGCATACGCAGGTCCTCGGCGTACGACTACGACGCGCTGGACCAGGCCATGGCGGCCAGCATCGAGGTGCTGCCCGACGAGCACCGCGAGCTGTACCGGGACCTCGCCGTGCTCGAACGGGACATCAAAATTCCTGCCAAG GCCTATTGA
- the apaf1 gene encoding apoptotic protease-activating factor 1 isoform X1: MVLDEGARSCLLRFRRNLEQDIKPAYLMDHMVSDGVLSGEEEERISSRPSRKDQAAALLELLLKKDNNAFISFYNALVKEAYNDLASLLQGELPGASPKSSDIQIVLSEGGVPQRPVVFVSRPELINRIREKLYRLREEPGWVTVFGMAGSGKSVLAAEAVRDQGLIEECFPGGVHWLSIGQLDKADLLVKIQALCFRLEQSLDSQHLQRPPTSLDEAKERLRFLVLRRYPRSLLILDDIWESTVLKSFDIHCRILLTTRNRSLTDSVSGAKYEVEVESGLDDHKGLEILALYTRKTPEGLPEEARSIVRECKGSPLVVSLIGALLKDKPDRWRYYLRQLQQKQFKRIRRSSAYDYDALDQAMAASIEVLPDEHRELYRDLAVLERDIKIPAKVLSVLWDLEPEEVEDILEEFVNKSLLFMDSHSRPQLYYLHDLQLDFLVEQNRTQLENLHTKVVRQYQQHYSEAPPTSGDDECLYWIRFLTYHMAKANLSQELYSLMFSLDWVAHKAQVLGPAHLINDFVEYGPILDKKNSDVRSHFQEFLSLNGHQLEQRPFPDVVQLALSQPQTSEVYRQALQQARERASSGKLYFDWLNKSSVESLSRLVIHPHQGSVYAACFSHDGSKIASCGAGKTLKMFRSTSGEKLTEIQAHDDEVLCCAFSPDDRLLATCSSDRKVKVWNAERGMLLRVFEEEHEEQVNHCQFTNTPRRLLLATCSNDKFLNVKLWNLNKPSSQNTMFGHFEPVNHCCFSPNDTYLSTSSNDGTVKLFEVSSANEWKTINVWEWCADAGEEVPVKCSTWTGDGKRVVCAVRSAVLVMDVETSQMLFEIRTGRLSMVQYCHVCPASNLLAIAFSNYAVELWDLEDKKKMADCSGHLSWVQQVQFSTDGSQLLSCSDDQTVRLWETNKAHTTSAVRLKRDSDAFFNPGEDGELMVSAADNRNRLQVRAGRAGSLLFQSEEMAWRIRCTCLCRKPSAVAFGTEDGTVQVSNCIFCPCCVTSTGQRNMSILFDCPKCWCYFLRVQILAIPSGKVLATLRGHTRTVLHCQFVHAGQALITSSEDATINVWKWQSSECLTLRGHKEQVRCFSVLSPAETRLLTWSFDGTVKVWQLESGEELQDIEAHRGAILSCHVSPDGHRFATTSADKTAKVWHSESWQLVHKLRGHQDCVRSCRFSWDGRRLATGDDGGEIRLWSVTEGSLLKVCSSDGKDGLDSLHGGWVTDLHFSPDDYLLVSTGGYIKWWDVDKGEALQTFYPTGGALKKTHVSPDFSTFVTIDNVGILYVLQRVAC; encoded by the exons ATGGTGTTGGACGAAGGCGCGCGGAGCTGCCTGCTTCGCTTTCGCCGCAACCTGGAACAGGACATCAAGCCCGCCTACCTGATGGATCACATGGTCAGCGACGGCGTGCTGagcggcgaggaggaggagaggatcAGCAGCCGG CCTAGCAGGAAAGATCAGGCGGCGGCGCTACTGGAACTGCTGCTCAAGAAGGACAACAATGCTTTTATTTCCTTCTACAATGCTCTGGTCAAGGAGGCGTACAACGACTTGGCCAGTTTGCTTCAGGGCGAGCTTCCTGGTGCATCACCAAAGAGTTCTGACA TCCAAATAGTTCTCAGTGAAGGCGGTGTCCCTCAGAGGCCAGTGGTTTTTGTCAGCCGACCCGAGCTGATCAACCGGATCCGGGAGAAGCTCTACCGTCTCCGGGAGGAACCAGGGTGGGTCACGGTATTCGGCATGGCCGGCTCGGGAAAATCCGTGCTGGCGGCGGAAGCTGTCCGGGACCAAGGACTCATTGAAG AGTGCTTCCCGGGAGGCGTCCACTGGCTGTCCATCGGCCAGCTGGACAAAGCCGACCTGCTGGTGAAGATCCAAGCGCTGTGCTTCCGTTTGGAGCAGAGCCTGGACTCCCAGCACCTCCAGCGGCCTCCCACCTCCCTGGACGAGGCCAAGGAACGTCTGCGCTTCCTCGTGTTGCGCAGATATCCCAG ATCTCTGCTGATTCTTGATGACATCTGGGAGAGCACGGTCCTAAAATCATTTGATATTCACTGTCGCATACTTCTGACCACCAGGAATAGAAGCCTCACCGACTCAGTCAGCG GTGCTAAATATGAAGTTGAGGTTGAGAGCGGTCTGGATGACCACAAAGGACTGGAGATTCTCGCGCTGTACACTAGAAAAACTCCTGAAGGTCTGCCCGAGGAAGCTCGGAGCATTGTGAGAGAATGTAAAG GCTCCCCCCTGGTGGTCTCCCTGATCGGCGCGCTGCTCAAAGACAAGCCCGACCGTTGGCGCTACTACCTGCGGCAGCTGCAGCAGAAGCAGTTCAAGCGCATACGCAGGTCCTCGGCGTACGACTACGACGCGCTGGACCAGGCCATGGCGGCCAGCATCGAGGTGCTGCCCGACGAGCACCGCGAGCTGTACCGGGACCTCGCCGTGCTCGAACGGGACATCAAAATTCCTGCCAAG GTGTTGTCCGTCCTGTGGGATCTCGAGCCCGAGGAGGTGGAGGACATCCTGGAGGAGTTTGTCAACAAGTCTCTGCTGTTTATGGACAGTCACAGCAGGCCGCAGCTCTACTACCTCCACGACCTCCAGCTGGACTTCTTGGTCGAGCAGAACCGCACCCAACTCGAG AACCTTCACACCAAGGTGGTGCGTCAGTACCAGCAGCACTACAGCGAAGCTCCGCCCACATCCGGAGACGACGAGTGCCTCTACTGGATCCGGTTCTTGACCTACCATATGGCCAAAGCCAACCTCTCCCAG GAGCTCTACTCCCTCATGTTCTCTCTGGACTGGGTCGCCCACAAGGCCCAGGTACTGGGTCCCGCTCATCTGATCAATGACTTTGTGGAATATGGACCCATTCTGGACAAAAAG AACAGCGACGTGCGCAGTCATTTCCAGGAGTTTTTGTCCCTCAACGGCCATCAGCTGGAGCAGCGGCCCTTCCCCGACGTGGTCCAGCTGGCTCTGTCGCAGCCTCAGACCTCGGAAGTCTACAGGCAGGCTCTGCAGCAGGCGCGGGAACGGGCCAGTAGCGGGAAACTCTactttgattggct AAATAAGAGTAGCGTGGAGAGTCTCTCCCGGCTGGTGATCCACCCCCACCAGGGCTCAGTTTACGCCGCCTGCTTCTCCCACGATGGGTCCAAGATCGCCTCCTGCGGAGCCGGCAAGACGCTCAAG ATGTTTCGGAGCACGTCCGGCGAGAAGCTGACAGAGATCCAAGCCCACGATGACGAGGTTCTCTGTTGCGCCTTCTCCCCCGACGACCGTCTCCTAGCAACCTGCTCCAGTGACAGGAAAGTAAAG GTGTGGAACGCGGAGCGTGGCATGCTGCTGAGGGTCTTCGAGGAGGAGCACGAGGAGCAGGTCAACCACTGCCAGTTCACAAACACGCCACGGCGCCTCCTGCTGGCCACCTGCTCCAATGACAAGTTCTTGAACGTCAAG CTGTGGAACCTGAACAAACCCTCCTCACAGAACACCATGTTCGGGCACTTTGAGCCAGTCAACCACTGCTGTTTCTCCCCCAACGACACTTATCTGTCCACCTCCTCCAACGACGGCACTGTTAAG CTCTTCGAGGTGTCTTCCGCCAACGAGTGGAAGACCATCAACGTGTGGGAGTGGTGCGCAGACGCCGGCGAGGAGGTTCCGGTCAAGTGCAGCACGTGGACGGGCGACGGCAAACGGGTGGTGTGCGCAGTCAGGAGTGCCGTGTTG GTGATGGACGTGGAGACGTCACAGATGCTGTTTGAGATCCGAACGGGTCGTCTGAGCATGGTGCAGTACTGTCACGTGTGTCCCGCCAGCAACCTGCTGGCCATAGCCTTCTCCAACTATGCGGTGGAA CTGTGGGACCTGGAGGACAAAAAGAAGATGGCCGACTGCAGCGGCCACCTGAGTTGGGTCCAGCAAGTCCAGTTCTCGACCGACGGCTCGCAGCTTCTCTCTTGTTCCGACGACCAGACCGTCAGG CTATGGGAGACAAATAAGGCGCACACCACCTCAGCCGTGCGCCTGAAAAGAGACTCTGATGCGTTCTTCAATCCAGGAGAAGATGGAGAACTGATGGTTTCGGCTGCAGACAACCGCAACAGACTGCAG GTTCGCGCTGGCAGAGCGGGTTCGCTGCTGTTTCAGTCCGAGGAGATGGCGTGGCGGATCCGATGCACATGCTTGTGCAGGAAGCCCTCCGCTGTGGCTTTTGGCACGGAGGATGGCACCGTGCAGGTAtcaaactgcatattttgcccTTGTTGCGTAACTTCGACAGGTCAGCGGAATATGAGCATCTTGTTCGATTGTCCTAAGTGTTGGTGTTATTTCTTGCGTGTGCAGATTCTGGCCATCCCCTCTGGGAAGGTTCTCGCCACCCTGCGGGGACACACCAGGACGGTGCTCCACTGCCAGTTCGTCCACGCCGGCCAAGCGCTCATCACGTCATCCGAGGACGCCACCATCAAT GTGTGGAAGTGGCAATCGTCTGAGTGTCTCACGCTGCGAGGCCACAAGGAGCAAGTCCGATGCTTCTCTGTGCTGTCGCCCGCTGAAACACGACTGCTGACCTGGTCCTTTGACGGCACAGTCAAG GTGTGGCAGTTGGAAAGCGGAGAGGAGCTGCAGGACATCGAGGCTCACCGGGGAGCCATTTTGTCCTGTCACGTCTCCCCGGATGGGCATCGCTTCGCCACCACCTCTGCTGACAAGACCGCAAAG GTGTGGCACAGTGAGTCGTGGCAGCTCGTCCACAAACTCCGCGGCCACCAAGACTGCGTCCGGAGTTGCCGCTTCTCCTGGGACGGGCGACGGCTGGCGACGGGGGACGACGGTGGCGAGATCCGG CTGTGGAGTGTCACAGAAGGCTCCTTGCTGAAGGTTTGCTCGTCAGACGGAAAGGACGGCCTGGACTCGCTGCACGGAGGCTGGGTGACCGATCTGCACTTCTCCCCAGATGACTACCTGCTGGTCTCCACCGGCGGCTACATCAAG TGGTGGGACGTGGACAAAGGCGAAGCCCTGCAGACCTTCTACCCGACAGGAGGCGCACTGAAGAAGACCCACGTGTCGCCCGACTTCTCCACGTTCGTCACCATCGACAACGTCGGCATCCTCTACGTCCTGCAGAGGGTGGCGTGCTGA
- the apaf1 gene encoding apoptotic protease-activating factor 1 isoform X4 — translation MVLDEGARSCLLRFRRNLEQDIKPAYLMDHMVSDGVLSGEEEERISSRPSRKDQAAALLELLLKKDNNAFISFYNALVKEAYNDLASLLQGELPGASPKSSDIQIVLSEGGVPQRPVVFVSRPELINRIREKLYRLREEPGWVTVFGMAGSGKSVLAAEAVRDQGLIEECFPGGVHWLSIGQLDKADLLVKIQALCFRLEQSLDSQHLQRPPTSLDEAKERLRFLVLRRYPRSLLILDDIWESTVLKSFDIHCRILLTTRNRSLTDSVSGAKYEVEVESGLDDHKGLEILALYTRKTPEGLPEEARSIVRECKGSPLVVSLIGALLKDKPDRWRYYLRQLQQKQFKRIRRSSAYDYDALDQAMAASIEVLPDEHRELYRDLAVLERDIKIPAKVLSVLWDLEPEEVEDILEEFVNKSLLFMDSHSRPQLYYLHDLQLDFLVEQNRTQLENLHTKVVRQYQQHYSEAPPTSGDDECLYWIRFLTYHMAKANLSQELYSLMFSLDWVAHKAQVLGPAHLINDFVEYGPILDKKNSDVRSHFQEFLSLNGHQLEQRPFPDVVQLALSQPQTSEVYRQALQQARERASSGKLYFDWLNKSSVESLSRLVIHPHQGSVYAACFSHDGSKIASCGAGKTLKMFRSTSGEKLTEIQAHDDEVLCCAFSPDDRLLATCSSDRKVKVWNAERGMLLRVFEEEHEEQVNHCQFTNTPRRLLLATCSNDKFLNVKLWNLNKPSSQNTMFGHFEPVNHCCFSPNDTYLSTSSNDGTVKLFEVSSANEWKTINVWEWCADAGEEVPVKCSTWTGDGKRVVCAVRSAVLVMDVETSQMLFEIRTGRLSMVQYCHVCPASNLLAIAFSNYAVELWDLEDKKKMADCSGHLSWVQQVQFSTDGSQLLSCSDDQTVRLWETNKAHTTSAVRLKRDSDAFFNPGEDGELMVSAADNRNRLQSGFAAVSVRGDGVADPMHMLVQEALRCGFWHGGWHRADSGHPLWEGSRHPAGTHQDGAPLPVRPRRPSAHHVIRGRHHQCVEVAIV, via the exons ATGGTGTTGGACGAAGGCGCGCGGAGCTGCCTGCTTCGCTTTCGCCGCAACCTGGAACAGGACATCAAGCCCGCCTACCTGATGGATCACATGGTCAGCGACGGCGTGCTGagcggcgaggaggaggagaggatcAGCAGCCGG CCTAGCAGGAAAGATCAGGCGGCGGCGCTACTGGAACTGCTGCTCAAGAAGGACAACAATGCTTTTATTTCCTTCTACAATGCTCTGGTCAAGGAGGCGTACAACGACTTGGCCAGTTTGCTTCAGGGCGAGCTTCCTGGTGCATCACCAAAGAGTTCTGACA TCCAAATAGTTCTCAGTGAAGGCGGTGTCCCTCAGAGGCCAGTGGTTTTTGTCAGCCGACCCGAGCTGATCAACCGGATCCGGGAGAAGCTCTACCGTCTCCGGGAGGAACCAGGGTGGGTCACGGTATTCGGCATGGCCGGCTCGGGAAAATCCGTGCTGGCGGCGGAAGCTGTCCGGGACCAAGGACTCATTGAAG AGTGCTTCCCGGGAGGCGTCCACTGGCTGTCCATCGGCCAGCTGGACAAAGCCGACCTGCTGGTGAAGATCCAAGCGCTGTGCTTCCGTTTGGAGCAGAGCCTGGACTCCCAGCACCTCCAGCGGCCTCCCACCTCCCTGGACGAGGCCAAGGAACGTCTGCGCTTCCTCGTGTTGCGCAGATATCCCAG ATCTCTGCTGATTCTTGATGACATCTGGGAGAGCACGGTCCTAAAATCATTTGATATTCACTGTCGCATACTTCTGACCACCAGGAATAGAAGCCTCACCGACTCAGTCAGCG GTGCTAAATATGAAGTTGAGGTTGAGAGCGGTCTGGATGACCACAAAGGACTGGAGATTCTCGCGCTGTACACTAGAAAAACTCCTGAAGGTCTGCCCGAGGAAGCTCGGAGCATTGTGAGAGAATGTAAAG GCTCCCCCCTGGTGGTCTCCCTGATCGGCGCGCTGCTCAAAGACAAGCCCGACCGTTGGCGCTACTACCTGCGGCAGCTGCAGCAGAAGCAGTTCAAGCGCATACGCAGGTCCTCGGCGTACGACTACGACGCGCTGGACCAGGCCATGGCGGCCAGCATCGAGGTGCTGCCCGACGAGCACCGCGAGCTGTACCGGGACCTCGCCGTGCTCGAACGGGACATCAAAATTCCTGCCAAG GTGTTGTCCGTCCTGTGGGATCTCGAGCCCGAGGAGGTGGAGGACATCCTGGAGGAGTTTGTCAACAAGTCTCTGCTGTTTATGGACAGTCACAGCAGGCCGCAGCTCTACTACCTCCACGACCTCCAGCTGGACTTCTTGGTCGAGCAGAACCGCACCCAACTCGAG AACCTTCACACCAAGGTGGTGCGTCAGTACCAGCAGCACTACAGCGAAGCTCCGCCCACATCCGGAGACGACGAGTGCCTCTACTGGATCCGGTTCTTGACCTACCATATGGCCAAAGCCAACCTCTCCCAG GAGCTCTACTCCCTCATGTTCTCTCTGGACTGGGTCGCCCACAAGGCCCAGGTACTGGGTCCCGCTCATCTGATCAATGACTTTGTGGAATATGGACCCATTCTGGACAAAAAG AACAGCGACGTGCGCAGTCATTTCCAGGAGTTTTTGTCCCTCAACGGCCATCAGCTGGAGCAGCGGCCCTTCCCCGACGTGGTCCAGCTGGCTCTGTCGCAGCCTCAGACCTCGGAAGTCTACAGGCAGGCTCTGCAGCAGGCGCGGGAACGGGCCAGTAGCGGGAAACTCTactttgattggct AAATAAGAGTAGCGTGGAGAGTCTCTCCCGGCTGGTGATCCACCCCCACCAGGGCTCAGTTTACGCCGCCTGCTTCTCCCACGATGGGTCCAAGATCGCCTCCTGCGGAGCCGGCAAGACGCTCAAG ATGTTTCGGAGCACGTCCGGCGAGAAGCTGACAGAGATCCAAGCCCACGATGACGAGGTTCTCTGTTGCGCCTTCTCCCCCGACGACCGTCTCCTAGCAACCTGCTCCAGTGACAGGAAAGTAAAG GTGTGGAACGCGGAGCGTGGCATGCTGCTGAGGGTCTTCGAGGAGGAGCACGAGGAGCAGGTCAACCACTGCCAGTTCACAAACACGCCACGGCGCCTCCTGCTGGCCACCTGCTCCAATGACAAGTTCTTGAACGTCAAG CTGTGGAACCTGAACAAACCCTCCTCACAGAACACCATGTTCGGGCACTTTGAGCCAGTCAACCACTGCTGTTTCTCCCCCAACGACACTTATCTGTCCACCTCCTCCAACGACGGCACTGTTAAG CTCTTCGAGGTGTCTTCCGCCAACGAGTGGAAGACCATCAACGTGTGGGAGTGGTGCGCAGACGCCGGCGAGGAGGTTCCGGTCAAGTGCAGCACGTGGACGGGCGACGGCAAACGGGTGGTGTGCGCAGTCAGGAGTGCCGTGTTG GTGATGGACGTGGAGACGTCACAGATGCTGTTTGAGATCCGAACGGGTCGTCTGAGCATGGTGCAGTACTGTCACGTGTGTCCCGCCAGCAACCTGCTGGCCATAGCCTTCTCCAACTATGCGGTGGAA CTGTGGGACCTGGAGGACAAAAAGAAGATGGCCGACTGCAGCGGCCACCTGAGTTGGGTCCAGCAAGTCCAGTTCTCGACCGACGGCTCGCAGCTTCTCTCTTGTTCCGACGACCAGACCGTCAGG CTATGGGAGACAAATAAGGCGCACACCACCTCAGCCGTGCGCCTGAAAAGAGACTCTGATGCGTTCTTCAATCCAGGAGAAGATGGAGAACTGATGGTTTCGGCTGCAGACAACCGCAACAGACTGCAG AGCGGGTTCGCTGCTGTTTCAGTCCGAGGAGATGGCGTGGCGGATCCGATGCACATGCTTGTGCAGGAAGCCCTCCGCTGTGGCTTTTGGCACGGAGGATGGCACCGTGCAG ATTCTGGCCATCCCCTCTGGGAAGGTTCTCGCCACCCTGCGGGGACACACCAGGACGGTGCTCCACTGCCAGTTCGTCCACGCCGGCCAAGCGCTCATCACGTCATCCGAGGACGCCACCATCAAT GTGTGGAAGTGGCAATCGTCTGA